From the genome of Pirellulales bacterium, one region includes:
- the pgl gene encoding 6-phosphogluconolactonase, producing MSVAAGRVEIVICSDAAALAADAADRIVAAAHTAIAQRGRFTLVLSGGSTPERTYRLLAQNPRRQQIDWTHTWLFFGDERCVPHDDPRSNYHLAAESLLKPAQIEATHVLSLPTGFGSPAQTASAYESTLRKFFNGSSSRSADGVPQFDLILLGLGDDGHTASLFPGKPTLDEKQAWVTHSPPGVLPPPVDRVTFTFPVINAAQQVMFLVSGAGKASIVQEVLEGPPDVHKHPACGVQPIPGKLTWLLDEPAAKLLTPKPIEH from the coding sequence ATGAGTGTTGCAGCCGGCCGAGTGGAAATCGTCATTTGCAGCGATGCCGCAGCGTTGGCGGCAGATGCCGCGGATCGAATTGTGGCCGCCGCGCATACAGCTATTGCCCAGCGGGGCCGTTTTACGCTGGTCTTGTCTGGCGGATCAACCCCGGAGCGGACTTATCGGTTGCTGGCGCAAAATCCGCGCCGCCAACAGATTGATTGGACGCACACGTGGTTGTTTTTCGGAGACGAACGCTGTGTGCCGCACGACGATCCACGCAGTAACTACCACTTAGCGGCGGAATCGCTGCTGAAACCCGCGCAGATCGAAGCAACCCACGTTCTCTCCCTTCCGACAGGCTTCGGAAGTCCGGCACAAACTGCCTCGGCCTACGAGTCGACGCTGCGAAAGTTCTTTAACGGCAGTTCCAGCCGATCAGCCGATGGAGTCCCGCAATTCGATTTGATTTTGCTAGGCTTGGGCGACGATGGCCACACTGCCTCGCTATTTCCAGGTAAGCCGACGCTTGATGAAAAGCAGGCTTGGGTGACACACAGCCCACCCGGAGTCTTGCCGCCGCCGGTAGATCGGGTAACTTTCACATTTCCTGTGATCAACGCGGCCCAGCAGGTGATGTTTCTTGTATCAGGCGCGGGAAAAGCTTCGATTGTGCAGGAGGTTTTAGAGGGTCCGCCAGACGTTCACAAACATCCTGCCTGCGGCGTGCAACCCATCCCTGGAAAACTAACTTGGCTCCTCGATGAGCCAGCGGCAAAATTACTGACACCCAAGCCAATAGAACACTGA
- a CDS encoding glucose-6-phosphate dehydrogenase, which translates to MPSAQIIRAHGPAAKIAPQIVASAAAQEPAVLVLFGATGDLSGRKILPALFALWQGKFLPDPMAIVGVAIEKYSDDQFRDLARKAVQDHGRLKPASDDEWKQFAALLSYQSVDFANTASYASLGKRITGIESQQHMPGNRIFYLAVSPTFFASVIDQLSAQGLIHRYSPGTPWYRVVIEKPFGRDLASARALDADIHRFLQEDQIYRIDHYLGKETVLNMMAFRFANAIFEPLLNCEFVDHVQITVAETVGMEGHRGSYYDTAGAIRDVMQNHVLQLLAYAAMDAPGGLKGVNVRTEKLRVLRNLVPIT; encoded by the coding sequence ATGCCAAGCGCTCAAATTATTCGTGCTCATGGTCCGGCTGCAAAAATTGCTCCACAAATCGTGGCTTCCGCCGCGGCGCAGGAGCCTGCGGTCCTAGTGCTGTTTGGAGCCACGGGCGATCTATCCGGACGCAAAATACTGCCCGCCCTGTTTGCGTTGTGGCAGGGAAAGTTTCTGCCCGATCCAATGGCCATTGTCGGCGTAGCGATCGAAAAATATAGCGACGACCAGTTCCGCGATTTGGCCCGCAAAGCTGTGCAAGATCACGGCCGCTTAAAGCCGGCCAGCGACGATGAATGGAAGCAGTTTGCCGCGCTGCTTTCGTATCAATCGGTCGATTTTGCCAATACTGCAAGTTACGCCAGCTTGGGAAAGCGTATTACCGGCATCGAAAGCCAGCAACACATGCCCGGCAATCGGATTTTTTATTTGGCGGTGTCGCCGACATTTTTTGCCTCGGTAATCGACCAGCTTTCTGCGCAAGGACTCATTCATCGCTACAGTCCGGGCACCCCCTGGTATCGAGTGGTCATTGAAAAACCGTTTGGCCGCGATTTAGCCAGTGCCCGCGCATTGGATGCCGATATTCACCGCTTCTTGCAGGAAGATCAAATTTATCGGATCGATCATTATTTGGGCAAGGAAACGGTGCTCAACATGATGGCGTTTCGGTTTGCCAACGCCATCTTCGAGCCGCTGTTGAATTGCGAATTTGTCGACCATGTGCAAATAACTGTGGCCGAAACAGTCGGGATGGAGGGCCACCGCGGCAGCTACTACGACACGGCCGGGGCCATTCGCGATGTGATGCAAAATCATGTTTTGCAATTATTGGCTTATGCGGCCATGGATGCCCCCGGTGGTCTGAAAGGAGTGAATGTACGCACCGAAAAGCTACGCGTGTTGCGCAACTTGGTGCCCATCAC